A DNA window from Malus domestica chromosome 12, GDT2T_hap1 contains the following coding sequences:
- the LOC114820101 gene encoding zinc finger A20 and AN1 domain-containing stress-associated protein 4-like — MAEEHRCEAPEGHHLCANNCGFFGSPATMNLCSKCYRDFCLKEQQEASIKSTVEASLSASAASAAAASPPCSPPSTSLPSSAAAIETQCQPPPPALTLPEVVGDIIKDPAGDLRAREVAEVVSQPNRCTVCRKRVGLTGFKCRCGTTFCGVHRYPEKHACSFDFKTLGREEIARSNPLVIAEKLEKI, encoded by the coding sequence ATGGCGGAAGAGCACAGATGCGAAGCCCCAGAAGGCCACCACCTCTGCGCAAACAACTGCGGGTTCTTTGGCAGCCCGGCCACCATGAACCTCTGCTCCAAATGCTACAGAGATTTCTGCCTCAAGGAGCAGCAGGAGGCCTCGATTAAATCCACCGTCGAAGCCTCCCTCTCCGCCTCCGCCGCCTCCGCCGCCGCCGCTTCTCCTCCTTGTTCTCCGCCTTCAACATCCTTGCCTTCTTCTGCGGCAGCGATCGAGACTCAATGTCAGCCTCCGCCTCCGGCGTTGACTTTGCCGGAGGTAGTCGGAGATATAATCAAAGATCCCGCCGGAGATCTCCGGGCTCGTGAGGTGGCTGAGGTGGTGTCGCAGCCAAACCGGTGCACCGTTTGCAGGAAACGGGTCGGGTTAACCGGCTTCAAGTGCAGGTGCGGGACCACGTTCTGCGGCGTCCACAGGTACCCCGAGAAGCACGCGTGTTCGTTCGATTTCAAGACGCTCGGGAGGGAGGAGATCGCCAGGAGCAACCCCCTGGTCATAGCCGAGAAGCTCGAGAAGATTTGA